One genomic segment of Clostridium estertheticum subsp. estertheticum includes these proteins:
- a CDS encoding NAD-dependent malic enzyme has product MINLKGQDLLRNPYLNKGTAFTKEERKKYELIGLLPNDVRTIEQQEQIIYQRAKDFEDKLEKRNYLMNLYDTNKTLFSYVISKHITEFLPVIYTPTIGDAVINYSKIYDTPKDAVFLSIDHPEDIKKSIENSLKDLDEIKLIVVTDGEGVLGIGDWGVQGVDISIGKLAVYTVAAGVNPKNALPIVIDSGTNNESLLNDPLYLGNKHKRVTGEKYYDFIDKFVKIVLELFPEVLLHWEDFGRGNASAILENYRSKICTFNDDIQGTGVMMVSAMSAIGEVTGIPIKDHKILVFGGGTAGIGISDQILLEKMQSGLSEEDAIKQFYLVDRFGLITQDMDNLTEGQKKYARARGEFKKPLTNLAEIVEATKPTVLIGTSGVPGAFTEEAVRKMAELNEKPAIMPISNPTKLAEAKATDLIKWTDGRALVVTGSPSEPIEHNGVTYTIGQANNALLYPGLGLGIIVAKAKTVSDGMLSAAAHGIASLQDFSKPGAAILPSVEKVREASKLVAIAVVKQAIKEGLNQIEIVDVKKAVEDSIWEPIYK; this is encoded by the coding sequence AGGAAGAAAGAAAAAAGTATGAACTTATAGGATTATTACCAAACGATGTAAGAACTATTGAGCAGCAAGAACAGATAATTTATCAAAGAGCTAAAGATTTTGAAGATAAATTAGAAAAACGTAATTACCTTATGAACTTATATGACACTAACAAAACACTTTTCAGCTATGTTATAAGTAAACATATTACTGAATTTCTTCCTGTAATATATACTCCAACTATAGGTGATGCAGTAATAAACTATTCAAAAATCTATGATACTCCAAAGGATGCCGTTTTCCTTTCAATAGATCATCCCGAAGACATTAAAAAATCTATTGAGAACTCTTTAAAGGATCTTGATGAAATAAAATTGATTGTTGTTACTGATGGTGAAGGAGTTCTTGGAATAGGTGATTGGGGTGTTCAAGGAGTTGATATATCCATAGGAAAGCTTGCCGTATATACGGTAGCTGCAGGTGTTAATCCTAAAAATGCTCTTCCTATAGTAATAGATTCTGGAACAAACAACGAATCACTTTTAAATGATCCACTTTATCTTGGAAATAAACACAAAAGAGTCACTGGAGAAAAATACTATGACTTTATTGATAAATTTGTAAAGATTGTTCTTGAGTTATTTCCTGAAGTACTTCTTCATTGGGAAGATTTTGGGCGTGGCAATGCAAGTGCCATTCTTGAAAATTACAGATCAAAAATTTGTACGTTTAATGACGATATACAGGGGACTGGGGTAATGATGGTATCAGCAATGAGTGCTATTGGCGAGGTTACTGGTATACCAATTAAGGATCACAAAATATTAGTTTTTGGTGGTGGTACTGCGGGGATAGGTATATCAGATCAAATATTACTTGAAAAAATGCAAAGTGGATTATCAGAGGAAGACGCAATAAAGCAATTCTATCTTGTTGATCGCTTTGGTCTCATTACGCAAGATATGGATAATCTTACTGAGGGTCAGAAAAAGTATGCAAGAGCCAGAGGTGAATTTAAAAAACCACTTACTAATCTTGCTGAGATAGTAGAGGCTACTAAGCCTACAGTACTTATTGGAACTTCTGGAGTACCTGGTGCATTCACAGAAGAAGCCGTAAGAAAAATGGCAGAGTTAAATGAAAAACCTGCTATTATGCCTATTTCAAATCCTACTAAACTTGCAGAAGCAAAAGCTACAGACTTAATAAAATGGACAGATGGCCGTGCATTAGTTGTAACTGGAAGCCCCTCTGAACCAATTGAGCATAATGGGGTAACATACACTATTGGTCAAGCTAATAATGCGTTATTATATCCTGGATTAGGACTTGGTATAATAGTTGCAAAAGCTAAAACTGTATCCGATGGAATGTTATCTGCAGCCGCTCATGGAATAGCATCTCTTCAAGATTTTTCAAAGCCTGGAGCTGCAATTTTACCTTCAGTTGAAAAAGTTAGAGAAGCATCAAAACTTGTAGCAATTGCTGTGGTGAAGCAAGCAATTAAAGAAGGGTTAAACCAAATTGAAATTGTAGATGTTAAAAAGGCAGTGGAGGATAGTATTTGGGAACCAATTTACAAATAA
- a CDS encoding LysR family transcriptional regulator, with amino-acid sequence MNIRDLEYFYYLCQNKSFTKTAEMLFVSQPSITMALHKIEKELGERLVIRDHSKAQLSLTEAGKILEKRAYNVLHELKAAKLEISRISGAKIKLGVPPMIGAYFFPPFMKVLDINGLVNHIELVETGSTAMKKLLDSGQVDIALIGSIAPLKDNDLNTTILKTDQFMVCTSNSHPLLNKPEVNFSELKDERFTVLGDSYIHNKVIKDLCLENGVDMKNFYYTTEIQTAKSLIASGVGIGIMINMAVENMSSIKTVSLVPVINFYISFVVKKEHYMTSIEKEIMGILLKK; translated from the coding sequence ATGAATATAAGAGATTTAGAATATTTTTATTATTTATGCCAAAATAAAAGTTTCACAAAAACTGCAGAAATGCTTTTTGTTTCCCAGCCTTCAATAACAATGGCACTACATAAAATTGAAAAAGAACTTGGAGAAAGACTTGTAATTAGAGATCATTCTAAAGCACAACTTTCCTTAACTGAAGCTGGAAAAATCCTTGAGAAACGAGCATACAATGTTCTACATGAATTAAAAGCAGCAAAACTTGAAATATCAAGAATAAGCGGAGCAAAAATAAAATTAGGAGTTCCACCGATGATTGGCGCTTATTTTTTCCCGCCTTTCATGAAGGTGTTAGATATAAATGGTCTTGTGAACCATATTGAACTTGTTGAAACAGGTTCCACAGCGATGAAAAAGTTACTAGATTCTGGTCAAGTTGATATTGCATTAATAGGTTCCATTGCGCCTTTAAAAGATAATGACCTTAATACCACTATTTTAAAAACAGACCAATTCATGGTTTGTACAAGTAATAGTCACCCACTTTTAAATAAACCTGAAGTTAACTTTAGCGAACTTAAAGATGAGCGTTTTACGGTCCTAGGTGATTCATATATTCATAATAAAGTAATAAAAGATCTTTGTTTGGAAAATGGTGTTGACATGAAAAATTTCTATTACACAACTGAAATACAAACAGCAAAATCCCTAATAGCTTCTGGAGTTGGTATAGGAATAATGATCAATATGGCAGTTGAAAATATGTCATCAATAAAAACAGTCTCTCTAGTTCCAGTTATAAATTTTTATATATCTTTTGTTGTAAAAAAAGAACATTATATGACTTCTATTGAAAAAGAAATAATGGGGATACTGCTTAAAAAGTAA
- a CDS encoding ABC transporter ATP-binding protein, whose protein sequence is MENKKILSLTGVSKKFKGIEILKNINLSINKGEVVGIIGTNGCGKTTLLRIIMGLIYPNEGEVIVDGNKVLPGLLGGLPTNVGALIENPIFLQHFTGYTNLHMLASIRNVINDDDIRSVIKLVGLDNNNKKSVGKYSLGMRQRLGIAQAIMENPVLVLFDEPTNGLDSNGVEIFSNIVKSMKSKGSSFIIVSHRKEEIDELCHSIYKIDGGSLTILRDLDNNDGVQ, encoded by the coding sequence TTGGAAAATAAAAAAATATTATCTTTAACGGGAGTTTCTAAAAAATTTAAAGGAATAGAAATATTAAAAAATATTAATTTGAGTATAAATAAAGGTGAAGTAGTTGGAATCATCGGAACTAATGGCTGTGGAAAAACAACATTACTTAGAATAATAATGGGGCTTATCTATCCTAATGAAGGTGAAGTTATTGTTGATGGGAACAAAGTTTTACCAGGACTTTTAGGGGGACTACCAACAAATGTAGGGGCTCTAATTGAAAACCCTATATTTTTGCAGCATTTTACTGGATATACAAATTTACATATGTTGGCGTCTATTCGTAATGTTATTAATGATGACGATATAAGATCAGTTATTAAGCTAGTGGGGTTAGATAATAACAATAAAAAGTCTGTTGGAAAATACTCTTTAGGTATGAGGCAAAGATTAGGAATTGCACAAGCTATAATGGAAAACCCAGTACTTGTACTTTTTGATGAGCCTACTAATGGATTAGATTCAAATGGGGTGGAAATATTTTCAAACATTGTTAAGAGTATGAAAAGTAAAGGTTCAAGTTTTATTATTGTATCACATAGAAAAGAGGAAATTGATGAATTGTGTCATAGCATATATAAAATCGATGGTGGTAGTTTAACTATATTAAGAGATTTAGATAATAATGATGGTGTGCAATGA